The following nucleotide sequence is from Pseudanabaena sp. BC1403.
CTGGAATGGCATTTGTTGCAATATCCTAGTCACAAGACATTGCAAAAATATGTTGGCGATCTAAACAAACTACTGCGATCGCTACCTGAACTTTATACTCAAGACTTCACCCAAGATGGATTTGAATGGATTGAGTGTAATGACACCAAAAACTCAGTAATCTCTTTCTTGCGTAAAGGTCTAGATGGTGAGTTTGTGTTGGTGGTCTGCAACTTTACGCCTGTTGTCCATCACAACTATCGTGTCGGTGTTCCTGAAAAGGGCTTCTATAAAGAAGTTCTTAATAGTGATGCCCCGATCTACGGTGGTAGCGGTGTCGGCAATCTTGGCGGCAAATATTCCGATGACTACGGCAGTCATGGCAAGCCCTATTCAGTCGATGTGACAGCGCCGCCGTTAAGTGTGGTTGTGCTGAAGTATATAGGCGAAGTCTAATGCCAATTTACAAAAGTGTTGTCACACTTTTGTAAATTGAAACCCAAAACCATAAAAAAGGAGCGCAAAGCGCTCCTTTTTTATTTCACACACCTCGAAAACCGATCGCTGTATCCATTTTTTCGATGTCAGTAGATTTAGTAACCTTTTGCTTCATCTTGCCTTGATGTTGATTGCCAATAAAATTCAAGATAACACCAATGATTAATAAACTTAAACCATAATATTGAGCTAGGGTAGGAACTTGACTCAAAATCACATAAGCCATAAAAATTGAGAGAATCGGATTTAGCGAAGTTGCTAAATTAAGTTCTGTTGGTGTAGCTTTTTTTAAACCTTCAAGCCAACAAAGCCTAGCAATAACAACGATTACCAGTGCATAGAGGAGCATCCATTGCCAAAGTAAAGGAGTAAAAGCATCAGCAAAATGTTCTTTCCCGTACAAAACATTGGCAATTACAAAGAAAATTACGGTTCCCAATAGATTGCGATAAATCGTGAAAATCCCTAAAGGAATAGATTGCAATTGTAGCTTGTTAGTAACTGACGAAATAGCAGTAATAACCGATGCGATCGCTATAAAAATTTCGCCAGTTCCAATTTGGAATCCTGCCATCGTCATCATTGTTCCTAATCCTCCTAAAAGGATAGTAACTACCACACCACCCAAGGAAGCTAAAGAACCTGCAATTGTCCAAACATCGAGCCTGAGTCCCAACAGCCAAACACTCAATATAAGCGTTAAGATTGGCTCAATACGACCAATCAAGACAACATTAGCAATACTTGTATTGCCAATCGCCGTAAATATCAAAGCAGGGGCGATCGCTCCAGTAAAAATACTCGTAATAGTTAAACTAATCCAATCTTTGCGCGTAATTGATTTGAGAATTGCTGGACTCCAGTCACGGTAAAAGAGCGGAATCATTAACCCCAA
It contains:
- a CDS encoding DMT family transporter — protein: MKISNIQNILNRIPSSIYLAIAVLIFASSNSITRILNDIGLHNLIDGRNPISLCNVLFVGNICGLGLMIPLFYRDWSPAILKSITRKDWISLTITSIFTGAIAPALIFTAIGNTSIANVVLIGRIEPILTLILSVWLLGLRLDVWTIAGSLASLGGVVVTILLGGLGTMMTMAGFQIGTGEIFIAIASVITAISSVTNKLQLQSIPLGIFTIYRNLLGTVIFFVIANVLYGKEHFADAFTPLLWQWMLLYALVIVVIARLCWLEGLKKATPTELNLATSLNPILSIFMAYVILSQVPTLAQYYGLSLLIIGVILNFIGNQHQGKMKQKVTKSTDIEKMDTAIGFRGV